The Devosia sp. MC521 genome segment GTGGCACGCGTGAAGACGTCTTCACCAACCCACAGCACGACTACACCAAGACCCTCTTTGCCGCGACCCCGCGCTCCGATGTCGATCACATCAAGGCGCGTCTCGCCCGCAAGAAGGCCGCCGCCTAATCCGGCGTCAAATCGAAGTTTGAAAAAGGGCCTCTCGCATCATGCGGGAGGCCCTTCTTGTTTTCTTATAGAGAGACCTTCGCACCTGCTTTCCCTGAAGCGATCAGAGCATCGATCAGCCGATGGACGTGCAGCGCGCTATGGCCGGTTGAAACCGGCTGACGATCCTCCAAAATAGCATCGGCGAAATCGGCGATCTGCGCCGCATGCCAATCAAATGGGAAAGCCATCGGGTCGGCGCCTCCGCCGCTGACCGCCGGTTCGCCCACACTCTCCACGCGTCCATCATGATAGGAGAGTGTCAGAGTGCCGCCAGAGAGCGTCGCTGTCGCCTTATCAAAGGCCAGCGTTAGGCTTTCCGCCCCGCCGGGATAACAGGCCGTGGTGGCCATGAGCGAGCCCCCAGCGCCACTTTCAAATTCTAGCCCAGCGCTGACAAAATCCTCGGTCTCCATGGTGTGGATTCCCGTCGTCGCGACAAGCGCATTCACCGACTTCACCGGCCCCGTCAGACTGAGCATTAGATCCAGCGCATGAATGGCCTGCGTGATCAGCACGCCCCCGCCATCCTGCGCAAAAGTCCCGCGCCCCGGCTTGTCGTAATACCCTTCTTGTGGCCGCCACCACGGCACGGTCAGATGCACCATCTGCAGCCTGCCCAATTCGCCGCTTTTGACCTTTGACGTTAGCGCCTTGGAGGCCGCGCGGAACCGGTGCTGGAAGATGATCCCCAGTTTTACCCCAGCCGCGTCCGCCAGCGCGACGATTTCCTCTGCCGCCGCCAGCGTCCGCTCAATCGGCTTTTCGCTCAGGATATGCTTGCCTGCCTTGGCCGCCTTCTCGACAATCTCCAACCGCGCATTGGGTGTTGTTACGAGCAACACGGCATCCACCCGTGGATCAGCAATCAACGCATCCAAATCTGTCGCTGCGGGCAGGGCATAGCTGTCGCAGAATTCTTTGAGCTGCGCCTGATCGCGCCGGTAAACGCCAACAACGTCAATCTTGTCTTTAAGAGAGTTGAGCGCCAGCGCGTGTGGTTTGGCCCCCATGCCAGCCCCAATCAGCGCAAGACCAATTTTCCTCTGTTCATCCGCCATTCAGGGCACTCCTTCTATCCCTTAGTTGCGCCATGTTCGCGGCGCAATCTGCCATACCACTTTGCTCGCAGGGGGATTAGCATGAATTTCGGAATTGTCTTGGGTGCAGTTGTCCTCGCCGCTGGCATCGCTGGGGCAGGCTACCTCGTTGGCGATAGCCTCATCACCAGCAAACAGCCTTTGCGGACGGTGACTGTGAAGGGGCTTTCGGAACGCGCCGTCGAAGCCAACCTTGGCTTCTGGCCCATTCGTTTCGTCGCCACCGGCGC includes the following:
- a CDS encoding Gfo/Idh/MocA family oxidoreductase, encoding MADEQRKIGLALIGAGMGAKPHALALNSLKDKIDVVGVYRRDQAQLKEFCDSYALPAATDLDALIADPRVDAVLLVTTPNARLEIVEKAAKAGKHILSEKPIERTLAAAEEIVALADAAGVKLGIIFQHRFRAASKALTSKVKSGELGRLQMVHLTVPWWRPQEGYYDKPGRGTFAQDGGGVLITQAIHALDLMLSLTGPVKSVNALVATTGIHTMETEDFVSAGLEFESGAGGSLMATTACYPGGAESLTLAFDKATATLSGGTLTLSYHDGRVESVGEPAVSGGGADPMAFPFDWHAAQIADFADAILEDRQPVSTGHSALHVHRLIDALIASGKAGAKVSL